Part of the Qipengyuania sp. SS22 genome, GGTGCCGGGGCCACCTATTTCTGGTGGGTCGATGTCGAACCGGGTGCGGACACCATTCCGCTTGGTGTGACGCGCACCACGCTGTCGGACGAATTCGGCCTCGTGCTGCAGGCGGGTACCGATATCGCGCTCGGCGATAGCGGCATGGGCCTGACGATCGACGCGAAGCGCTACTTCGTCGACACGACCGCGCGCTGGTATGTCGGCGATATGCTGGCAATCGAGACCGAGCACAAGCTCGACCCGTGGGTATTGAGCGCCGGCGTAGCCTATCGGTTCTGATCGGGCATCGAATAGGCACGCTTCCAAACGGCGAGGAACTCAGCGCGCCCGGCTAGCTCTCTAGCCGGGCGCGCGATCCTTGCGGCAGGATCCAATCGCTAACTGACGGTCGCCTATTTGAGAATTTCGAGCCAGTAGCGCGCAGTCCATCGTCGGCTCGATGCCAGATTAGCTGCTTCGGTTAGGTTCTGCCGGGCAGCTTTGCGGCCTGTTTCCCTGCCGTTCGAGCCGGGTTGCAGATACCGGAAAGCGGACCGACAGCTCCGCTCTGGCCACCGACGAGGGACTTGTCTGATTGCGAAGTGGAAGCGAAGAGTACTTGGCTCAGGCTCGCTCCGGATCCAATCGCTGAAGCAGGCGTGCCTGCGACACAGTAATCTGTGCCAAATCGAACTGATCGAGGTGCGTCAAAAAGGCTTCGATAGCGCCCGCTAGCGCGGGCTTGAGGCCGCACGCACCATCTATCACGCACTTTTCCTTTCCGCCCATGCAGGCAACGAAGCCCGTGAGGTTCTCCATGCTCCGGACGACGTCGCCTACGTTTATCTCTGCCGGCGGCCGCGCAAGTCGCAGTCCGCCGCCTCGTCCCCGCAGCGATACGACATAGCCTGCTGCGACCAGGTCTTGTGCGACCTTGGCGAGATGATTGCGCGAAATGTCGTAGTGATCGGCCATCCAATCGATCGAAACCACCTCATCCTTGGCGGCAAGCGCCATGAGCATTCGCAAGGCATAATCAGTTCTCAGGTTCAACTGCATAAAACAGGTATATCATATATTGATTTTCGCTCCAAGGCGCTATAACAGGCATATCAAATACCGCTTTGAAAGAGTCGAACATGTCCACCCTCGCCGAGAAGTCCCGCGAACAAGTCCACGCCGCAAGAGCAGCAAAGCGCGCGCAGGCGGTGGCACTTGGCGTCGATGAGCGGTTCGTGTCGCTCATGGTGGAGCGTTTTTACGCCAATGTTCGGGAGGACGAGCTGCTCGCTCCAATCTTCGCCGAGCGCATTTCTGACTGGCCCCAACATCTCGAGCGGATGAAAGCCTTCTGGCGCTCCATTCTTTTTAACAGCGGTGAGTTCTCGGGAAACCCGATGGCCAAACACATGGCGATCACTGGTCTTGAGCAGTCTCACTTCGTGCGCTGGCTCGAGCTTTTCTACGCAACTCTGGATGCACTCGGACCCCAACCCAAGGGCGTCGCGCTCGTCGCCGAACGCGCGCGCTCCATCGCCGACAGCCTTCTCACCGGGATCTCGATCCGGCGAGAAGGTCTCTCCGGATCCACAGCAGGAAAGGACCTCCCCCATGTTTGAACAACGATCGATATTAGCCGAACGGGAAGCCGACCTGGAGACCGAGCTTCAGCCTCTGGAGAGCATACTCCACCCCTTGGCAGCACCACCCGTCGCGCCACAGAATGCGGGGTTCCAGCTGCCGCGCGGTGTTTGGACGGCGATGCTGTCCTGCTATGCGGTATTCTTCGCAGCCATCTTCGCCGCGACCGGCGGCAGTAGCGCCGCGCGCTTCGCCATCGTCATTTCCGTCCTCTACACTGCGGTCTATTTCGGGGTGGCGAGGATCGGCGCGCGCCAGGCTGGGAGAGAAGCCACATCGCCGCTCGAACAGGGCCAGATGCTCGATACCTGGACCGGCTTGATGGACAAAAGAGCGGTTTACGGCCAGGTATTGATCGTGCCGCTCGCGGTCGCCCTGTTCGGCATCGGGATCCTTTTAATTACCGTCCTGATCGGTATCGGAGCATAGGCATGACGAAAAATTTGCCAGATGATGTCCGCAAATATTCGGAAACGCCGGTTTTTAACCAGCAGACGGTACCTGATAAGCTTACTTCGGAGCACGACCTCAAGGCTGGAGTGTGGGGCAAGCTATGCGTGATCGCTGGCCACCTCGCCTATCACGTTCCGGGAGCGCCGGATCAGAAACGTGCGATAAAAACGGGCGAACACATCGTTATCGAGCCTCGACAAGTGCATTTCGTCAGGCCCATTGGCGACGTTCAATTTAAGGTCGAATTTTATCGTTGAGCGAGTTCAGAGAGCGCAAAGGACGAGGTGAACAGCCGACCATTCGATCCATTCGTGCCGGCTATCGCACTTCGACGATCCGCAGACGGCGCTCCTTACCAGAACGATCGGGCCAGTTGATCGCAGAGCCAGCCTGCATCCCGATGAGACCGGCACCCACGAGCGTCAACACGGAGAGACGGTTCTGGTCCAAGTTAGCATCGCGTGGCCAGACCAGTTGGACCTGGCGCCGATCGCCCGACCGCTCGTCGATGAATTCGACCTCAGATTGCATGGCCACGACATCGGACGGCAAGCCTTCGGCCGCCACGACAATTGCGCGGTCCAGTTCCTCGCACAGTTTTCCAGCTACATCTGGACTGCGTTCCTCAATAGACATCGCCAGTTCGTAGAGTGCGTCGGCTTCGGTATCGATAACGTGAATGGTCGGCTTTTCGCCGTTCTGGGAGGTGGTCATTTCTGTAACTCGCTTGAGAGCCGCAAGAGTATCGCGGCAGGGCTGTCGATCGTCCGGGAGCCTCGCCCCGGACCGGATCACGGCCGTCGAGACGAGGCGTCCGCCCGTGCGGGCAGCTGACCTGCGTGCGCGAAGTGTCGGTCGATGTGCGGCGAAAAGACCATGAGCCACATGTGGGCGCGAACTCTGATCTAGTCAAATCGCAACGTAGCAATCGCCTCATCGACTAGTCCGAGACTTTCGAGTCCGGAACGCCTATCGGCAGGAAATGATGAACTTTCCTTCCTTCGGATCCAGGCGCGGGCCAGATCTCGCGATCGATCTCGGCACTGCCAATATGCGCATCATGGTTCGAGGCGAAGGGGTCGTCTTCGACGAACCATCCTTGTGCTATTACGAGAACACGGCCGGTCAGATGAAACTGATTGCAGCAGGCCGAGACGTCCTGGCGATGATTGATCGGGTTCCCGGGAACCACGTGGTCCGCCGTCCTCTCGCCCGCGGCGTTCTTCAGGATATGGAAGCAGCCACCGCTTTGCTTGCACATGGACTGGCTTCGGTGGTCGGCAAGAAGCGTAGGGGACGCCCCCCGGCCATGATCGGCATTCCCGCGGACGCCACGAAGGCGGAGGCGAACGCACTTCTTGTTGCCGCAGACGATGCCGGCTTCGGGCGGATCGAATTGGTGCGCGAGCCTTTTGCAGCGGCTATCGGGGCGGAACTGCCCGTTCGCGAAGCCCGTGCTTCCATGGTTGTGGAATGCGGGGCGGGAACGACCGAGATCGCGGTTTTCTCGATTGACGGGCATTGTCGTTCACGCTCCGTACGTTTGGGGGGGCTGAGCCTTGACGAGGCCCTCATCGAACACCTCCACCTGCGGCATCATTTCCTCATCGGCAAAATCACCGCCGAAACGCTGAAGAAGCATCTCGCGAAAGATGGTGCCCAAGACGCGGAAGTGGAAATCAAAGGGCGGTCATTGCACAACGGCCTTCCCGGAACTTTGACCCTGTCGGTCACCGAGTTCAATCCGGTGCTGAAGCGACACTTCGGTCGTTTCGCAGATGCCGCCCGGCTGGTGGTGGGCGAGATATCTCCCGATCTTGCTGCTGACCTGTTGAGCGAGCGCGTTGTCGCCACGGGCGGCGGGACCTGCGCGCGTTTCCTGGCTGAGGCGATCACCGCGGAATGCGGTATTCCGGTCGCCATTGCCAACGATCCTTCCGGTTGCGTTTCGCGTGGTCTGATGCGGTTGATGGAGGAGCGCGCTGCCTGATCTCGAGAGCTTCGCTAATCTCTGTCGCTGATGCAGAACACTTCTAGAGACTGTTCCATCTCGCGTTCGGCAAGGGTCAGAACTGCTGTGTTTTCATCGACCCTCACTTGCGTTTCCCGCCGGACGTCATGAGGTCAGGCTTTGGCGGCGGCTTCCAGTCTGGCGGAGGAACCGGGCGCTACCGGCTCGAGTCGGCACCATCGCCCCCTCCTCGTCTATCCAATCTCTCGGCGCGCCAGGCTTTCCACGATCTTGCACTCGCCGATCTTGTTGGCCTTGCACGACCGCAGCATCTGTCCAAGTTCATCGCGAAGCGAAGTGAGGTAGCGAATCTTGCGCTCGACCTCGACCATTTGCTGATGGACGAGTTGGTCGACGTCCTCGCATGGCTTGTCCTCGTGATCGGACAGCGCGAGCAATTCTCGCACCTGCGCCATGCTGAAGCCAAGCTCGCGGGCTCGTCGAACGAATGTCAGCATCTCCAGATGCTCGTCGGAGTAGTCGCGGTAATTGCTTTCGGTCCGGTCGGCGGGCGGGAGAATGCCCTCCCGCTCGTAATAGCGGATCGTCTCGGCTTTGGTGCCGGTTGCCTGTGCCAGTTCGCCGATACGCATCGCTTGACCT contains:
- a CDS encoding RrF2 family transcriptional regulator, with the translated sequence MQLNLRTDYALRMLMALAAKDEVVSIDWMADHYDISRNHLAKVAQDLVAAGYVVSLRGRGGGLRLARPPAEINVGDVVRSMENLTGFVACMGGKEKCVIDGACGLKPALAGAIEAFLTHLDQFDLAQITVSQARLLQRLDPERA
- a CDS encoding group III truncated hemoglobin — protein: MSTLAEKSREQVHAARAAKRAQAVALGVDERFVSLMVERFYANVREDELLAPIFAERISDWPQHLERMKAFWRSILFNSGEFSGNPMAKHMAITGLEQSHFVRWLELFYATLDALGPQPKGVALVAERARSIADSLLTGISIRREGLSGSTAGKDLPHV
- a CDS encoding DUF1971 domain-containing protein, with the protein product MTKNLPDDVRKYSETPVFNQQTVPDKLTSEHDLKAGVWGKLCVIAGHLAYHVPGAPDQKRAIKTGEHIVIEPRQVHFVRPIGDVQFKVEFYR
- the rnk gene encoding nucleoside diphosphate kinase regulator, whose translation is MTTSQNGEKPTIHVIDTEADALYELAMSIEERSPDVAGKLCEELDRAIVVAAEGLPSDVVAMQSEVEFIDERSGDRRQVQLVWPRDANLDQNRLSVLTLVGAGLIGMQAGSAINWPDRSGKERRLRIVEVR
- a CDS encoding rod shape-determining protein, whose protein sequence is MMNFPSFGSRRGPDLAIDLGTANMRIMVRGEGVVFDEPSLCYYENTAGQMKLIAAGRDVLAMIDRVPGNHVVRRPLARGVLQDMEAATALLAHGLASVVGKKRRGRPPAMIGIPADATKAEANALLVAADDAGFGRIELVREPFAAAIGAELPVREARASMVVECGAGTTEIAVFSIDGHCRSRSVRLGGLSLDEALIEHLHLRHHFLIGKITAETLKKHLAKDGAQDAEVEIKGRSLHNGLPGTLTLSVTEFNPVLKRHFGRFADAARLVVGEISPDLAADLLSERVVATGGGTCARFLAEAITAECGIPVAIANDPSGCVSRGLMRLMEERAA
- a CDS encoding MerR family transcriptional regulator, which gives rise to MRIGELAQATGTKAETIRYYEREGILPPADRTESNYRDYSDEHLEMLTFVRRARELGFSMAQVRELLALSDHEDKPCEDVDQLVHQQMVEVERKIRYLTSLRDELGQMLRSCKANKIGECKIVESLARREIG